Proteins from a single region of Bombus huntii isolate Logan2020A chromosome 2, iyBomHunt1.1, whole genome shotgun sequence:
- the LOC126873678 gene encoding zinc finger MYND domain-containing protein 11 gives MSIRRRTDPFMTQRIWDAIKITIHQRSLPSNDRMVRHLARVYGITEQEAQEELNKAVDDGLVYLKKVPTKNGIEQESYRLPSDIIPNDGHDWYCCKCHKAGTVECCQQCHRVYHPECHMPSNVKVKICNFCENINNDTYPDKIDLNHILNFTCGHLKAKLPPEITNRTIVFNNDPIVTPTNRYSGTTYISDGEDAWRPGVLIKHHMDLAIMDSKIKKNEYNNLAEFQADAHNMLHNIIVYHGAHSIIGEMGNTMYQDCCYDLQEIRRCADCYRISNEKSEKLWFCIPCNPPHQLVYAKQKGYPYWPAKVMQVNGNVYDVRFFGGHHMRANIEKMFIRPITASLQSLQPSEKGKWKEMEIKRSTAWNRAFDELKHHQNLLLKLDKSIGDLDIDDDSEGPKPTKIRNIESSGSKNTAGNPNPAKQLFKDLRVKVERLSSDGHNDMPPNQEGTLHNERSSKTKAKSEERQVPCLPVAEDEPAREISSTCPQGLKKEGSQEDMVTSSSQEPRTKCVFVQTEQIQTETLPAKIKRERRTSEQPTTTALEKLRRELELEKCKELEKLQAEHAKELRQLTDRHQQIISEIKKKQWCYNCEAEAIYHCCWNTAYCSTDCQQIHWQREHKRVCRRKR, from the exons ATGTCCATTCGTCGTAGGACAGATCCTTTCATGACACAACGAATATGGGATGCTATCAAAATAACTATACATCAAAGAAGTTTACCAAGCAATGATCGTATGGTACGACATCTAGCTCGAGTTTATGGAATTACAGAACAAGAGGCCCaggaagaattaaataaagCAGTTGATGATGGACttgtttatttaaagaaagtaCCAACAAAAAATGGTATAGAGCAAGAAAGTTACAGATTACCATCAGATATTATACCTAATGATGGTCATGACTGGTATTGCTGCAAATGTCACAAAGCAGGAACTGTGGAATGCTGTCAACAATGTCATAGGGTTTATCACCCTGAATGTCATATGCCTAGTAACGTTAAagtgaaaatatgtaatttttgtGAA aatataaataatgacACATATCCAGATAAAATTGATCTCAATCACATTCTGAATTTTACTTGTGGACATTTGAAAGCAAAATTACCACCAGAAATTACAAATCGTACTATCGTTTTTAACAATGATCCTATTGTTACACCAACTAATAGATATTCAGGCACAACTTACATTAGTGATGGAGAAGATGCATGGCGACCAGGTGTTCTTATAAAACACCATATGGACTTAGCAATCATGGATtcaaaaattaagaaaaatgaatataataatctTGCTGAGTTTCAAGCTGATGCACATAACATGCTACACAATATCATTGTATATCATGGAG CTCATAGCATAATAGGAGAAATGGGTAATACAATGTATCAAGATTGCTGCTACGATCTTCAAGAAATCCGCCGCTGTGCCGATTGCTATAGGATATCAAATGAAAAATCAGAGAAGCTATGGTTTTGTATACCCTGTAATCCACCACATCAGCTAGTTTATGCAAAACAAAAAGGATACCCCTACTGGCCGGCTAAAGTGATGCAAGTTAATGGCAACGTTTATGACGTCCGATTTTTTGGAGGTCATCATATGCGTGCCAACATCGAAAAAATGTTCATTCGTCCGATTACCGCCAGTCTACAGAGTTTACAG CCTTCGGAAAAAGGAAAGTGGAAAGAAATGGAG ATAAAAAGATCCACTGCTTGGAACAGAGCATTTGATGAACTGAAGCATCATCAGAATTTGCTGCTAAAGTTGGACAAGAGCATCGGGGATTTGGACATCGACGACGATAGCGAGGGTCCAAAACCAACTAAAATCCGAAATATAGAGTCATCAGGTTCAAAAAATACGGCGGGAAATCCTAATCCAGCGAAACAACTTTTTAAGGATTTAAGAGTTAAAGTAGAACGTCTCAGTTCAGACGGTCACAATGATATGCCACCAAATCAAGAGGGAACCCTACATAATGAACGTTCTTCAAAAACTAAAGCTAAAAGTGAAGAGAGGCAAGTACCCTGCTTGCCAGTGGCAGAAGATGAACCTGCAAGAGAAATATCCAGTACGTGTCCTCAAGGCTTGAAGAAAGAAGGTTCTCAAGAAGATATGGTCACATCTAGTTCTCAAGAACCAAGAACCAAATGTGTTTTCGTACAGACGGAACAAATACAAACGGAAACATTACCTGCGAag ATAAAGAGGGAACGCAGAACATCGGAACAACCTACTACAACTGCATTAGAGAAGCTACGTCGGGAATTAGAACtggaaaaatgtaaagaattGGAAAAATTACAAGCCGAACACGCTAAAGAATTACGGCAATTAACAGACAGACACCAACAAATTATatcagaaataaaaaagaaacaatgg TGTTATAATTGTGAAGCTGAAGCCATATATCACTGCTGTTGGAATACTGCATATTGCAGTACTGATTGTCAACAAATCCACTGGCAGCGTGAGCATAAAAGAGTCTGCAGACGTAAACGTTAA
- the LOC126873775 gene encoding protein LZIC-like, giving the protein MSSHGKLQTEKLRKNLEAQLDRLVQQLEDIEENRNSLDAAAYEEAMQLTKEDLQEFNESLQRMISGDTTLVDQLGAIQLAIQAAISEAFKTPAVIRMFGKRETSQLRERLAQIDRGVKLGKLSKEVSDHQRAEVLNALRQLGEKLEPQELQLLEKLMLSNIDTTSYVQVTDNVEKGRMAMAVVGDEVRTQNT; this is encoded by the exons atgagttCTCATGGTAAATTACAAACTGAGAAACTAAGAAAAAATTTAGAAGCACAATTGGATAGACTGGTGCAACAATTAGAGGATATAGAAGAAAACCG aaattcacTAGATGCTGCTGCTTATGAAGAAGCTATGCAACTTACAAAAGAAGATTTACAGGAATTCAATGAAAGTTTACAAAGAATGATATCTGGCGACACAACATTAGTTGATCAATTGGGTGCAATACAACTA GCAATTCAAGCAGCAATTAGCGAAGCATTCAAAACTCCTGCTGTTATCAGGATGTTTGGAAAACGAGAGACATCACAACTTAGAGAACGATTAGCTCAAATTGATCGCGGTGTAAAACTTGGAAAATTAAGTAAGGAGGTCAGTGATCATCAACGTGCAGAGGTCTTAAATGCATTAAGGCAGCTTGGAGAGAAATTGGAACCTCAAGAATTACAGCTATTGGAAAAATTGATGCTTAGTAACATTGACACAACAAGTTATGTGCAAGTAACTGATAATGTAGAGAAAGGTCGAATGGCTATGGCAGTGGTAGGTGATGAAGTCAGAACTCAAAATACTTGA